The following are encoded in a window of Roseimaritima ulvae genomic DNA:
- a CDS encoding DUF4838 domain-containing protein, protein MCNNKFVFVVCCLAAVTASASPLVKDGKPIGEFVLPAEATGAESFAANDVCGWIQKITGAEVPIVSKPSEQANTKVFVGTAFANVFPDDLKRLQGNDGFAVRRRGDNVYVFGSRPRGTLYGLYALLEKNSDLIFARPHADFGTVHGQSPDFELTETDFIDIPVFLNRRFGPNWPKHRPTGEWLLRNRDNTRDVRANYDGFMKLDLIEPYGTNFAVPIASHQDEHPEYFGYDPIKKSRRFVKHGEGTMCLSVPGLPAIWAQGLADDVARHEARFGRKVEHVRLGPGDNWFCCQCEECVAPLTLPDGTQLQCKDPDSIKDPLFRSTQIMMFINEAMETWQTLRPQTPIHVLAYIHFAEPPRVAPHPDLGIWFAPYPTSNLHFPLLDPRQPEPWRSRFAKWLTMTDRLGFYEYYEAKPSPQAFYAAANLRAVMQRPDHSNALIYAETSNDFGTDGIGNGEFGWDVGQMNLWVHTRLFWDPTQDVDALYRYYIKRTYREAAPQMLAYYDLIKTSWLSPDNDTFSSCHASIAGVYKGLIVERGLEKECMRLLTEAEAAAKHPHSKTMIRRMREQYEGFSKDMARLMVAHIQEIRGEADDFDSLQWEKPMVNDDFQLVTREGEEPPAFSSTKLQAAHDGESLHLRFRLEGPPAERAGRSASHTERWPQGDHVEFWLVEGRTRYVFAFNADGVQYDAKNLDRSWDSNWDLNVRSTSTGWEAIASIPLSTFSFAAGQPTNVRWFCTREIHQEGQPSKEVSCQGKPLYYRNFPIVIE, encoded by the coding sequence ATGTGTAACAATAAGTTTGTCTTCGTCGTCTGCTGCTTGGCAGCTGTGACGGCTTCGGCGTCACCATTGGTAAAAGATGGCAAACCGATAGGTGAGTTCGTGCTGCCAGCAGAGGCAACCGGCGCGGAGTCGTTTGCCGCAAACGATGTCTGCGGCTGGATTCAGAAAATCACCGGTGCCGAAGTTCCCATCGTTAGCAAGCCTAGCGAACAAGCTAACACGAAAGTCTTCGTGGGCACCGCGTTCGCCAATGTCTTTCCGGACGATCTGAAACGGCTGCAAGGCAACGATGGGTTTGCGGTCCGTCGCCGCGGCGACAACGTGTATGTGTTTGGCAGTCGGCCGCGAGGGACGTTGTACGGTTTATACGCGCTGCTGGAAAAGAACAGCGATCTGATCTTCGCCCGGCCTCACGCCGACTTTGGCACCGTGCATGGGCAGTCGCCCGATTTTGAATTAACTGAAACGGATTTCATCGACATTCCGGTGTTTCTCAACCGCCGCTTCGGTCCCAATTGGCCCAAGCACCGGCCGACCGGGGAGTGGTTACTGCGGAACCGCGATAACACTCGCGACGTGCGTGCCAACTACGACGGTTTTATGAAGCTGGACCTGATCGAACCCTACGGCACAAACTTTGCCGTGCCGATCGCGAGCCATCAGGATGAGCATCCGGAGTATTTTGGGTACGACCCGATCAAAAAGTCGCGTCGCTTCGTCAAACACGGCGAGGGCACGATGTGCCTGAGCGTCCCGGGGCTGCCGGCGATTTGGGCACAAGGACTTGCCGACGACGTGGCTCGGCACGAAGCCCGTTTTGGTCGCAAGGTCGAGCACGTCCGTTTGGGACCGGGAGACAATTGGTTTTGCTGTCAGTGTGAAGAATGTGTTGCTCCGTTAACGCTGCCCGACGGAACGCAACTGCAATGCAAGGATCCCGATTCGATCAAGGACCCGCTGTTTCGCTCCACGCAGATCATGATGTTTATCAACGAGGCGATGGAGACCTGGCAGACATTACGTCCTCAAACTCCGATTCATGTGTTGGCATACATCCATTTCGCCGAACCGCCACGCGTCGCCCCCCATCCCGACTTAGGCATTTGGTTTGCGCCCTATCCGACCAGTAATCTGCATTTCCCGTTGCTGGACCCCCGACAGCCTGAACCTTGGCGATCGCGATTTGCAAAATGGTTGACGATGACCGATCGACTGGGATTTTATGAATACTACGAAGCCAAACCGTCGCCGCAGGCCTTTTACGCAGCCGCCAATTTGCGAGCGGTGATGCAGCGACCGGACCACTCCAATGCCCTGATCTATGCTGAAACCAGCAATGATTTTGGTACGGATGGAATCGGCAACGGCGAATTCGGCTGGGACGTGGGTCAGATGAATCTGTGGGTCCACACACGTCTGTTCTGGGATCCCACTCAAGACGTCGATGCGTTGTATCGCTATTACATTAAACGCACCTATCGCGAAGCCGCCCCGCAGATGCTGGCCTACTATGATCTGATCAAAACCAGTTGGCTATCACCCGACAACGATACTTTCAGTTCCTGCCATGCCAGTATCGCCGGCGTGTACAAGGGCTTGATCGTGGAACGCGGTTTAGAAAAGGAATGTATGCGTCTATTGACCGAAGCCGAAGCGGCGGCAAAACATCCCCATTCCAAAACCATGATTCGTCGGATGCGCGAGCAGTACGAAGGGTTCAGCAAAGACATGGCGAGGTTGATGGTCGCCCACATTCAGGAGATTCGTGGCGAGGCCGACGACTTCGATTCCCTGCAGTGGGAAAAACCGATGGTCAACGACGACTTCCAACTGGTCACGCGCGAGGGCGAAGAGCCGCCAGCGTTCTCCAGCACCAAGCTGCAAGCCGCCCATGACGGTGAATCGCTACACCTGCGGTTTCGTTTAGAAGGGCCGCCGGCCGAGAGGGCAGGGCGGTCCGCTTCCCACACCGAGCGCTGGCCGCAGGGAGATCACGTGGAATTTTGGCTGGTTGAGGGCCGCACCCGTTACGTCTTCGCTTTCAATGCCGACGGTGTTCAATACGACGCCAAGAATCTCGATCGCAGCTGGGATTCGAACTGGGACCTCAACGTCCGCTCCACGTCCACCGGCTGGGAAGCGATCGCCAGTATTCCGCTGTCCACGTTCTCTTTTGCCGCGGGACAACCGACCAACGTTCGCTGGTTCTGCACCCGCGAAATCCATCAGGAAGGTCAGCCGTCGAAGGAGGTTTCCTGTCAAGGAAAACCGCTGTACTACCGCAACTTTCCCATCGTCATCGAATAA
- a CDS encoding type II toxin -antitoxin system TacA 1-like antitoxin — MAKSKKRKSEQSKLSERINLRVSEKELALLEKAAEQDDRSLSNWARRVLVHEARRQLGKKD, encoded by the coding sequence ATGGCGAAATCCAAGAAACGAAAGTCCGAGCAAAGCAAACTGAGCGAGCGGATCAACCTGCGAGTCAGCGAAAAAGAGTTGGCGTTATTGGAGAAAGCCGCCGAGCAGGACGATCGATCGTTGAGCAACTGGGCTCGCCGCGTGCTGGTCCATGAAGCCCGCCGACAACTGGGTAAAAAAGACTGA
- a CDS encoding ISL3 family transposase encodes MSQLSWIFYHGSMNELHAHYRLLLGLDDQWQVQNVDLQMEANSVVIQLRHSGGKLCCPECQDECSRADTAPTRQWRHLDTMQFETIIEAAIPRSKCDRCGVKTIAVPWAGKHSRFTLMFEAFAIKVLQAASSVSAATKLLKVSWKTAHELMQRGVERGLQRRDTDPIETLGIDEKSFGKGQDYVSLMVDLEGSRVLEVVKDRSEASCDKLFDSLTDEQKSGIRAVAVDFWQAFRNSIVKQVPQAKIVHDHFHISQYLGEAVDLVRRRENKLLRSEGINDLTGTRQLWLYNEETLDDATQKQIEDIRQVAIKTARAWGIKEMFRDFWTYRSGAWAKKFFDRWYAWAIRSKLDPIKKVARMLKKHLAGLLAYFEYSITNAKSEAFNGRVQAIKSAARGFRNFENYRTRILFYCGALKMEPDFSH; translated from the coding sequence ATGTCCCAGCTGTCTTGGATTTTCTATCATGGCAGCATGAATGAACTACATGCCCACTATCGTTTGCTGCTGGGACTTGATGACCAGTGGCAGGTCCAGAACGTTGACCTTCAGATGGAAGCCAATAGTGTCGTCATCCAATTACGTCACTCTGGCGGCAAGCTCTGCTGCCCCGAGTGCCAGGACGAATGCTCTCGTGCGGATACCGCGCCAACGCGTCAGTGGAGGCACTTGGACACGATGCAGTTCGAGACCATTATCGAAGCGGCAATTCCTCGTTCAAAATGCGATCGGTGCGGTGTGAAAACGATTGCCGTACCCTGGGCAGGGAAGCACTCTCGATTCACGCTGATGTTTGAAGCTTTTGCGATCAAAGTCCTTCAGGCGGCTAGCAGCGTTTCGGCGGCGACCAAGTTACTGAAGGTCTCTTGGAAGACCGCTCACGAGCTCATGCAACGCGGGGTTGAGCGAGGACTACAGCGTCGTGATACCGATCCGATTGAAACCCTGGGCATTGATGAAAAGAGCTTTGGCAAAGGCCAGGACTACGTGTCGCTGATGGTTGACCTGGAAGGATCGCGAGTGCTGGAAGTCGTCAAAGACCGCAGCGAGGCATCTTGTGACAAACTCTTTGACAGTCTCACCGATGAGCAAAAATCGGGCATTCGGGCAGTCGCCGTGGACTTCTGGCAAGCTTTTCGAAACAGCATTGTCAAACAAGTTCCCCAGGCGAAGATCGTTCACGACCATTTCCACATCAGCCAATACCTCGGCGAAGCGGTCGATCTGGTTCGACGCCGAGAGAACAAACTGCTCCGAAGCGAAGGCATTAATGACCTGACGGGTACGCGTCAACTTTGGCTCTACAACGAGGAGACTCTTGATGATGCCACGCAAAAGCAAATCGAAGACATTCGGCAAGTCGCGATCAAGACGGCACGTGCGTGGGGAATCAAGGAAATGTTTCGTGACTTCTGGACATACCGCAGCGGCGCTTGGGCGAAGAAGTTCTTTGACCGTTGGTACGCATGGGCCATTCGTAGCAAACTCGATCCGATCAAGAAGGTTGCGAGAATGCTCAAGAAACACCTCGCCGGCTTGCTGGCCTACTTCGAGTACTCCATCACCAATGCCAAAAGTGAGGCCTTCAACGGTCGAGTGCAGGCCATCAAGTCGGCGGCCCGCGGCTTTCGCAACTTCGAGAACTACCGCACCCGCATCTTGTTTTATTGTGGGGCCCTAAAGATGGAGCCCGATTTCAGCCACTAA
- a CDS encoding M16 family metallopeptidase produces MIDFERIEGPFGVPIYFQQLPVNTVSMNWLVFVGSADDDAGGGHGIYHWFEHLPSRGTRKFPGGYRDTEARLVRHGGGSDAETGSTHTAFSAACPKRVWAESLEILADMVGQPLLRVEDIEAEREIILQEIHEWHSDPYHHSLCRLPGVLWPGHPLGHDQLGTAKQLKAIDAGQLRHAHQIGYSRNRSALFVAGDIQRSELLDVVAECLDQMPGTPLSPRSRPVSYGPLPRWQADHVTTIQTSHADSVVYLLFPIPPTIEGIDVHLQWDFLADVFSAGELGSPLNRLVREDSRLAYSPEFISTTYPDGGYAGLVAQTSVEPQLVLDAFWRLMHGPEIRSPDWLNYVRDTIRGSIEMHDPNACEYTDEGSASLIHYGRCLTDHEYSDKMLGYRDGDVAEWLQQLVPSAAHAIVFQGHGEHE; encoded by the coding sequence ATGATCGATTTTGAACGGATTGAGGGGCCTTTTGGCGTTCCCATCTACTTCCAGCAATTGCCCGTAAATACGGTGTCCATGAACTGGCTGGTGTTTGTCGGCAGCGCCGATGATGACGCCGGTGGCGGACACGGTATCTACCACTGGTTTGAACATCTACCGTCGCGGGGCACGCGCAAGTTTCCCGGTGGGTATCGCGACACGGAAGCTCGTTTGGTCCGCCACGGTGGCGGCAGCGATGCCGAAACGGGCTCCACGCACACCGCCTTTAGCGCCGCCTGTCCCAAACGTGTGTGGGCTGAGTCACTGGAAATATTGGCCGATATGGTTGGCCAGCCGCTGCTGCGGGTCGAGGACATCGAAGCCGAACGCGAGATTATTTTGCAAGAGATCCACGAGTGGCATTCGGATCCCTACCACCATTCGCTGTGCCGCCTGCCCGGCGTGTTGTGGCCCGGCCATCCGCTCGGCCACGACCAGCTGGGAACCGCCAAACAGCTCAAAGCGATCGACGCCGGCCAACTTCGCCACGCCCATCAAATCGGCTATTCCCGCAATCGCTCGGCGCTGTTTGTTGCTGGAGATATTCAGCGGAGCGAATTGCTGGATGTGGTTGCCGAATGTTTGGATCAAATGCCCGGCACGCCGCTCAGTCCCCGCAGCCGTCCGGTTTCTTATGGACCGTTGCCTCGCTGGCAAGCCGATCACGTCACGACCATCCAAACTTCTCACGCTGATTCGGTCGTCTATCTACTGTTCCCCATTCCGCCCACGATCGAGGGCATCGATGTGCATCTGCAATGGGACTTTCTGGCCGACGTGTTCTCCGCCGGCGAACTGGGATCTCCGCTGAATCGTTTGGTGCGCGAGGATTCGCGGCTGGCTTATTCACCAGAATTCATCAGCACTACCTATCCCGATGGCGGCTACGCGGGATTGGTCGCGCAGACCAGTGTGGAGCCACAATTGGTGCTGGATGCGTTTTGGCGTTTGATGCACGGCCCCGAAATACGTTCGCCGGATTGGTTGAACTATGTCCGTGACACGATTCGCGGAAGCATCGAAATGCACGACCCCAACGCCTGTGAATACACCGACGAAGGCAGCGCGTCGTTGATTCACTATGGCCGCTGCCTGACCGACCATGAGTACTCCGACAAGATGCTCGGATACCGCGATGGCGATGTCGCCGAGTGGCTCCAACAGCTCGTACCCTCGGCGGCTCATGCGATCGTGTTCCAAGGACACGGTGAACACGAGTAG